The nucleotide window ATAGCTTCAAATTGATAATCTATTGCATTCATCACTTTTTGAGAAGAATATTTTGTAATATTATGTGCGCTTTTAGCTGAATATTTAGTTAATAAAGGTGCAACTCCATTAATTTTAGAAACAAACCAAGAAATTCGCCAAGCAATTTCTGTTTGCCAAGTTTTTACTTTTTTGTAAGGTCTTTTTTTACCAAAGGCATCAGCAATACTAAAAAAGACATCTTTAAAAGATTTGTTTTCAGAAACCAGTATAAATCGTTCGTTTTTAACTGAAGATTGCATCAATTGAATCATAGGTTTTACAACATCTTGCACAGCCACAAAACCAGTAATACCCTCTGTATAATATTTAAATCCGTTGTAAACTTGGGTAAATAATTTTCCTGAACCAGCTTTCCAAAAACCACTTCCTAAAATTACACCAGGATTTACGACAATTACATCCACTCCTTCTTGGCTGGCTCTCCAAACTTCCATTTCTGCACCAAATTTGGTAATGGAATAACCACTATTATCTTTCTCTTTATTCCACTCACATTCTTCATCTACCAAATTACCTTGCAGAGCATCACCAACAGCAGCAATAGAACTTACAAAGCAAAACTTCTTAACCTTTGCATCTATAGCCAAATTAACTAAAATGGCTGTACCATGAATATTTACTTTACGCATTTCTCTATAATCTTTAGGATTAAAAGAGATTAAAGCTGCACAATGAAAAACGTACTCAATATCTGCAAAAGCAGGTTTCATAGAAGGCACATCTGTAATATCTGCCTTAAACCATTTTATTTTAGAGAATAACTTAACATCTGAAGTGTAATAAGAAAAGACTTTTTTTACTTTTTTGAG belongs to Polaribacter dokdonensis and includes:
- a CDS encoding NAD-dependent epimerase/dehydratase family protein: MILVTGGTGLVGSHLLYHLSVKNDKIRAIYRTEASLKKVKKVFSYYTSDVKLFSKIKWFKADITDVPSMKPAFADIEYVFHCAALISFNPKDYREMRKVNIHGTAILVNLAIDAKVKKFCFVSSIAAVGDALQGNLVDEECEWNKEKDNSGYSITKFGAEMEVWRASQEGVDVIVVNPGVILGSGFWKAGSGKLFTQVYNGFKYYTEGITGFVAVQDVVKPMIQLMQSSVKNERFILVSENKSFKDVFFSIADAFGKKRPYKKVKTWQTEIAWRISWFVSKINGVAPLLTKYSAKSAHNITKYSSQKVMNAIDYQFEAIDTSIQRISGNYTED